Proteins encoded within one genomic window of Synechococcus sp. PCC 7335:
- a CDS encoding cation:proton antiporter: MIDPIGWPIPIHNLLWHGPWTDTIPLLAEVDEAEVGSFVIAGVLLSLITVFIAAKVGGELCARLNLPAVLGELVGGVVVGVSALHLIVFPEGPEMPASALMNIIQMTAHLNPESLQMVFNGESEALSVLAELGVIILLFEIGLESDLKELIRVGPQAAVVAIIGVVVPFVAGTAGLIVFFGIGTIPAVFAGAALTATSIGITAKVLAEMQQLSSKEGQIIIGAAVLDDVLGIIVLAVVASLAKTGEIEILNVVYLVLGAAAFLVGSIFIGRLLSPLFVSLVDQLQTRGQLIISSLIFAFVLSYIAAAIQLETILGAFAAGLILAETSKRRELEEQITPIADMLVPIFFVTVGAQTDISVLNPLEPANREGLIIASFLVVIAILGKTVTGFAVFGQPGINRLAIGFGMIPRGEVGLVFAGVGAASGVLSESLDAAIIVMVIVTTFIAPPLLRLVFDSDNDDGDVLEATPSSRELPIGEASTVATSTDV, encoded by the coding sequence ATGATCGATCCTATTGGCTGGCCTATTCCAATCCACAACTTGCTATGGCATGGGCCATGGACAGATACAATTCCCCTTCTCGCTGAAGTTGACGAGGCAGAAGTTGGTTCATTTGTAATTGCAGGCGTACTGCTCAGTCTGATTACAGTCTTTATTGCGGCGAAAGTCGGCGGGGAGCTATGTGCTCGGCTAAACCTACCTGCTGTACTAGGTGAGCTAGTAGGTGGGGTAGTCGTCGGTGTGTCTGCCCTTCATCTTATTGTCTTTCCAGAAGGACCAGAGATGCCTGCCTCTGCTCTGATGAATATCATCCAGATGACAGCTCATCTAAACCCAGAAAGTTTGCAGATGGTCTTTAACGGCGAAAGCGAAGCTTTATCGGTACTAGCTGAGCTAGGCGTCATTATTTTGCTGTTTGAGATTGGGTTGGAATCAGACTTGAAAGAACTCATTCGGGTCGGCCCGCAAGCTGCTGTAGTCGCCATAATTGGTGTAGTCGTTCCATTTGTAGCCGGAACAGCCGGTCTAATTGTTTTTTTTGGTATTGGAACTATTCCGGCTGTATTTGCAGGTGCAGCGCTAACGGCAACGAGTATTGGCATTACAGCCAAGGTGTTGGCCGAAATGCAGCAGCTGAGTTCTAAGGAAGGCCAGATCATTATTGGCGCAGCCGTGTTAGACGACGTCCTTGGCATTATTGTGCTGGCAGTGGTTGCTAGCCTAGCTAAGACAGGCGAGATTGAGATTTTGAATGTGGTCTATCTAGTTTTGGGCGCCGCTGCTTTTCTAGTTGGATCTATTTTTATTGGACGTTTGCTTAGCCCACTATTTGTTTCCTTAGTCGATCAGCTGCAGACTAGGGGTCAGCTGATCATCAGCTCGCTAATTTTTGCGTTTGTACTGTCCTATATTGCCGCTGCAATTCAGTTAGAAACGATTCTGGGCGCGTTCGCGGCAGGCTTAATTTTGGCTGAGACTTCAAAGCGGCGAGAGTTAGAAGAGCAGATCACGCCCATAGCCGATATGCTAGTTCCTATTTTCTTTGTAACAGTGGGTGCGCAGACAGATATTAGTGTATTGAATCCGTTGGAGCCCGCTAATCGGGAGGGACTGATTATTGCGTCCTTCTTGGTGGTAATCGCTATTCTAGGTAAGACAGTTACCGGATTCGCTGTATTTGGTCAGCCCGGAATCAATCGACTAGCCATTGGGTTTGGCATGATTCCCAGGGGAGAAGTGGGTCTGGTGTTTGCAGGTGTAGGTGCAGCCAGTGGCGTTTTATCTGAATCGTTAGATGCTGCCATTATTGTCATGGTCATTGTGACGACGTTTATTGCCCCACCGCTACTGAGGCTAGTATTCGATAGCGATAACGACGATGGCGATGTATTAGAGGCGACTCCCTCAAGCAGAGAGCTACCGATTGGAGAGGCTTCCACTGTCGCAACTTCTACTGATGTTTAG